Part of the Ananas comosus cultivar F153 unplaced genomic scaffold, ASM154086v1, whole genome shotgun sequence genome is shown below.
ttaatgggtttttttttttcaaaagttaatttaatattttgtacaGTAGCAAAATATATTAGTACTAGGTAATAGAGGTAgggaaatcaaaataataaaatgccCGTGGCTATGTTGTTACAAGCTAAAATAACCAATTAGTTAGGAACGTGGGATTACTTGGGTTAACACTCAACTCCATTCTCTTTTTGGAAGCTACTACTCtccaatattattattattattttttgtttgtgtaGTTTGAGAGTGTTGTTATCCAAATGATcgatttatttatcttttttttgagaaaacggtagcacgctacccgcttcattcatttagcaaataaatttggCTACAGGGATTGAGGCAACGTGACCTCGGGCAACATTGAAggcaacaaaaacaaaaaaagacaaGTAAAAGCATAGAAAAATTGCTAATTCTACTCTTCACTCAAGATCAAGTCAGTAACTGCTGCAAAACTCAACCCATTTCTTGCTCACGTCCTGGATTCGTCTAATAGTTAAAAAAGGGTCAAATGattggtttttaaaaattatgtcatttttttttcgcTAGATCATTCGCCAGTAGCTTGCGACCGTAGTTAGATCCTTCGTTGTTGCCCCTCGGCGGCGGCCTCCAACCATAAGTTTCCAGACAACCCTAATCGAtttattaagaaagaaaaagttgatGTGCATTGTTAAAACTTAACTGACGAAGATAACAGAggatatctttttaaaaaaagcttaTGATGAGAATATCATCCATTAAACAACGGGTGTGAGAATTTAAATTCCCTACTCATGGAACTGAGAAGCTTAGGACTTCCTATGATTCTATATAAAAGGTACAAATTCCATATTATCCAAAGAGAAAGAAGATTagtctaaattaaataaagagagaaagaaagtaaTTATATTATCCAAGGTTAATAGAAACAAAAGGTAGTAAGACAACTTGACATCACCTTCACACTATTCTGGTGATGaacattgtttttcttttttttttttctttaaaaaaaaatcctttgaATATGATGATCCATAtggttaatttttgaatttattgttGCAGGCCCTTCTCAACCTTCTGAAAGTATTTTTCACATCTTGTATATTACGAATACTTCTGTCAGCCTCGCGTATCCGTGTCGGACACTTGCGTGTCCGTGTCGGACACTCGCGTGTCCGTATCGGACATGTGTCCGATGTGGACACTTTTTGGACACGCGTTTAATACCAATCCATAGCgcaaacaatttaaaaaaatatacatatttttattttatttattttatgcattataaatgtaagattataaatattttagctttttaataaatgcatataaatttttttgataatataaataaattatatatggtgcagaatttttttaaaaatatatgaattattaataaaaaatttactaacttacattcgtatgagaaatataacaatattttatcaaaattaatattttttatataataaatatattatattatatatattagcgGTGTCCATGTTGTATccgtatttaattttttaaaaattgtcgAGTCACCATGTCCAAATTATGTCGTATCTCATGTCAGTGTCCATGACGCCTGGTCCACATCTGATTGGGCTCTCACTGATGCTTTCTTTTCTAACGAGTTTGCTTTCTGCCACAGTGAAAAGAACACTTTCAAATGTAAGTATCATTTGAGAGGTTTTTGGTTTTAGATGTGGGTGCATCCTTATATATCAGAGAGTGATGTAAAGATGTACATATTCacgtgagagagagaagaaaatatccTTAAGAGTCTATAGTTTTATACACATATATtattactcataaatttttgccattttttctcaaaatttttactatccaatcatTGTGATTGCTCGTCTTTTTCGTAACATCTGCCTTTTCAGTTTTcgtcttattaatttctttccCGTAATGTATGTCTTTTCGGCTTCCCGTCTCATTAATTCATTCTCTATAACGTGGCTGCTTCGACTTTCCCGCTTtattagtttctattttctaaaaGGCGTTGCCCGAGGAGCCCGTGGGCACGACATACGGTGTCCTCGACAACAATCTCGCCTACTGCGTCCGCTCCAACCTCAAGCACCGCCAGGgatggaaacgagccgagctcgaacgagcttacctcggctcaaattcggcttgaaattaatttcgagcctaaatttaagctcaagcttggattgaaattaattcgagccgagctcgagcgagcctaatttcgagtcgagcgagccgagctcgagcgagcctaatttcgagtcgagcgagccgagctcgagcgagcctaatttcgagtaaCGAGCCatttgaaattctcaacatcatacaatcaatagtttaatttgtatagaacattatctataatttgatacaaaaatatgtctaatagttcaaagtacaaaataattatatgaaatataatattataatatgaagaaaaataattcatgagttgaatatctaatattttctgcctcacatgtcttctcttccgccttcaatctccatattattcattttcatttatgcggttaaaaataaataaattatatagataaatattggattaaactatctaatcatatataactaaaattaaaattttatatgaataataattttttattttaaaatatactgtatattttctcaagcatacaattaattgCAAGGTAGGCAATGGCGAGCATATGCTGTTACTTGATAACTTGGAGGACTTTCGGCTTGGctacttagggtgagagacagaaaaagaaaaagagagaaacatattgaaaatttagagcgctgtgaaagaaagaaagaaagaaagaaaaaatgtataaatttagtaaaatttttgctcttttatttgtctattggatttgtttttatgggccaacaatattaGCCTAATTTTAACTAAGCtgagattattcactcagcctatatataattaaaatatattatatttttatattttttaatatatatataattcaactactatactcttatgagtatgatcaccctcgtactcataagttgttttcgatgatagaacttccaaatcgacaatccataccgttaaacgttatctagagtatttaaaacatctagaaattaaattttataatttttcgacatcatttaccttacgatcaaaaggtcacaaaattgacaatttttaaNGCCGAATCATAAACAAGACAGGATAGAACGATCAcccaaagaaaagaaacaaaccaAAAAACTAGTGTAAGAAATATTATAGGCGCATGGCTCCTTCCCTGGGTTGTCCGAGTCCTAAGGATTGCTGCCCTATTTGGCGAGACATGCTCAAAGCCGCTGCGCCCCTTCCTTACATCAGTTAATTTTCATTCATTTAATTCAACTTCACGTTGCAAgcctattaaaaaataataataataataataagctcaGCCGCGGGAAAGaatgttgaatataattattaaaaggAACACCATTCTGTaacaatttaaactttaaaaataagtttCACAATCTTTAACAAGTATTTAGtacataacaaaaaaaaaattggcgaAGAGTAATTTCTTGAATACTTCTTGGAGAGGGGAGGAAATGAAAGAAGAGTTTCGTAGAGAAGACTCACAAGTCAATACCCAGAAAATTTGTCTACCTTCAGTCGTAATCAACCAAACTCAATTATTGCCGACAGAGGAATTGAttggcctttggatgaagatttGTAGCATTAGGATAATAGCGGTCTTATAGgtttgagtgagtggttggtcgGATAATATAATTTACGGGCTAAATTAATCaaaagatagatctaacggtaaacaGCTTACGAGCATTAAGtgcttgatatttttaaaaccaCCGGacccgaactctctctctctctctctctctctatatatatatatatatatatatatatatatataactactatgctatcgaaattatagaggatttgatgttttcgaatttttgactttttgattaagaattgtatagttgggatgattgcggtccctcttaggattaaataatatccctaggattgagtggtccctccaagataataatagtattaatccaaaaataagaaatgattaaagcggttgatctaagaatcaaaaaatcgaaatcgAAAGCATCAGATcttttatactttcgatagcataatagatatatatatatatatatatatatatatattcgagcttttcgagcttttcgagcctaattcgaacgagccgagtaatgctcaagctcggcttaaaatgaatttcgagctttttttttttgttcaagctcggctcatttaatttcgagtcgagctcgagcgagccaaatatcgagtcgaacgcgagccggctcgctcatttgccagccctaagcACCGCAGGTGCGCCACCCTCGTCCTCGCCATCAACGTCAGGTGAGTCGAACTCTAATCCTAGGCCCCAACCCTTCTCCCTCGATCTCGACAACTTAAATTTGTAATGTGCAGTTATGCAAAGGGTGTGTATCCCTCTTCTTTAATCGTCTCGGACGACGAGTAGTATCAGcgaagagaaaattaaaatcatatggtactaaattgatgcactttaaaccacaatgtactaaagtaagaaagtgcgaaaccacaggatacaaaattgatacactttaaactatatggtactaaagtaaaaaagtgcaaaaccacgggagtggtatttgaaattttttcttttttttttttttttgggaggttGATGTTTTACAGTTTTACCATCCATAAGGTGTAAATTTATTACCATAGTCATATAGTGGCTAAATTTTACTTATACTCCATTTTTAAATTACAGCGGATAGCATCAAGtgtgatgaaaaaatattatatttacttttgtttGTATTATCACGTTCCACATATCGAACCAACTTTTATTAgtcttataaattattttttagtactAAGAATTCAAAAAATGTTGTAAATCATGAAATCAGTGGGGGTAAGAGTTACaccaaataattatatatataaataacattttattttatttttttaactactaTTTATAcaaccccaaaaaataaaactttaatggAAGCTCCCTAACGACATCTCATTAGAGAGTGCTTGATCTGCTGTCATATGGTAATTTTACTCCTATCCAAGAGTGCATTAGGTATTCTTTCAAtactaaaatttagaaatttttttttaaactctagaaaaaaggaatataaattttggatattagatAAACTGACGTGTAGTAGTGAATTGAAGCTTCTCAATCGGgctcaacttttatataaaaaaacgtAAGCTGATAGAGAATGATGTCTaggttcaaaatttttgatagatctatGATGTGGATTTGAATCTTTTTAATAAAGCTCAACAGTTTATCCCTAAAAACTTAAGCCGGTAAAGAAtaacgtctgggctcgagatttttaataattatcttaTTAAGGTTTAAAAACTCTTCAATGTTTAATactacaaaacaaaaaaatatataaaacaagacAAGACAAGGGCCCAATATGGGCTCTTGGATACTTGACCGAAGTggggtgtaagatttatacccTCTTTGGAGTGTATAAGTGGCAATGCtctaaacaaatatttattCTCATATCAGTCCTTATggtcttttaaaatttactatttgCATTATAGTTTCTTAAAATATAACAACTTGTGCATATTAgtctttctattatttttttttccgtcaattttcttatataaggttagtaaaattttgtaaaacagTTGTTTAAGTGAACAAATTTGCATAGTTTTGCCTGcgtaattttaataatttaataatttaattaaatttaatagttttgattATATGTTGCTAAATAAAACTAGACCAATTAATGGCTAATAAAAAGTAAAGTCaataaatttggaaaaaatttcaacccaactaaatataataattcaaataaaaaaaaaacttcaaatatcacccatgTGGTTCAcacttttcactttagtaccctgtggtttaaagtgtatcaattaagtgcctcgtggtttcgcactttttcactttagtatcctgtagtttaaactgcatcaatttagtaccccgtggatattttgttaaattatatacaaaaacttcagataccttgcctgggtttatcgaatattactttaataccctttagttttaattttgtcattgattttattttcttccgttaatattttcgttaaattatatacaaaataattcagataccctatctaggtttatcgaatattcactttagtaccctttaattttaattttgtcatttaacgaaaaaaattagtgaaatagataataaaaagaaaaaaatgaaaccatagggtaccaacttgatacactttaaaccacatggtactaaagtgagaaagtgcgaacccaacttgatacactttaaaccacagggtactaaagtgaaaaaatgtgaaactacagggggtatttgaagtttaccctaaaaaaataaaaatcggaGGGGTTTGAAAtcgcaaaaagaaaaagattgagGGGTCTATtcgcaaaaagaaaaaagaaaaagttttattCCGTTGAGGTCCATTAAAATCAGGCCCTAATACGTCACAGCCTACCTCAGCCCATTAAGCATCTCGGCCCGTCAACGCATGAATGCGATCTCGTCCGTTCAAAGATGGACGGTCACGATCACTTAGCCAGGATCAAACGGTCAAGAAAACCGGCCCATctgaaatctagggtttcggcGGTTCGTTTCgctccctatatatataaacatcgtCGTCTCCGGATATCCCCCATCCCTAGGGTTTCCTCTCTCCGCTCTTCCCCTACGTTCGTCGCCATGGGTAGAAGTAAGCATTTCGAtttccccatctctctctctctctcctgtagATCGTTTTCCGCTCTGGTAAAATTGATCAAATGTTTGAATTAATCTTCTTCTGTTTCGACGTGATCCAATTAATGGTGTTGCTGAAATGTTtgaattggtttttttttttttttttttttttttttttttttttttttttttttcgatggTCTGATTTTGATGTTGCAATGGTTTGGTGTCCTGTTTCTATGTGGTTTTTTAGTATGCTGATTTTGTTAGTTTGATTTTGAAGGTTTATTAGACCATGTTTTTGGCTATTGTTTCAGATCCTAGTCTCTCCGCGATCTCGTGACGGTAGAATTCGCTTAATAATTGCAATTACATGATTTATGTTCTTCATAATGCGCGATTGATGTCAAGTTGAATGTTTGATTCGGAAAATGTGAACTTTTGTTTTTCCAATATCCCTCAAATGCAATTGCGATTAGATTTAATCAAGTTTAGtcttttttaaatatagatCTACCTGACTCTAATGTTGGATTAAACAGAAAATTATTAGGAAATTTGGATGTTATAGCAGTGAAAGTTGGAAAATAAGCCGTGATTATTAGCTCCTCTGTCAATATTTTGtttttgggataggtggatcacTTTGATTCCATTTTTTATCAAGAAAACCTGGCTTGGGTTTTGAGGTGTGCTAAATCTGCATCTTGCATAAACATATTTCTATGAAACTTAgtaaattaattctttttccaAGCCATTACCTGCTCTTGTTTACCTCTGAGAATTTCTGACTGTAAGTTATATTGTTATATTTACACAGGTAAAAAACATGGGTATTTTTGACAAATATGCCATATAATGAACCAGAAGTTTTAAAAGGTCTAGTATGATTTTAGCAGGATTGCTGATTAAGGATGTGGTGTTGTGAtgctttttgtatatatattggtGTAAATACAATTCAGAAGTACATCAGATTTAGATATATGTATTAATGTTAGCTTCAGATAATACATACTAATATTAGTTGGGGAGGTTATGTTTAATGCAATTTCCAATTGTTCATAATTCTCATGCACCTTTCTTGtttgtttgtaaattttattaatttaatgggATAGACAAAAGGGAGGTATCGGCCTATTGATTTCAGCCAATGCTTTCTAGCATGAATGAGTGTTTTGTTTCCTCTTTATTTTCGGTTTTCTCTTCGGTGTGGGTTGGGGTGCAGGTATGTCTTGAAGCATTGTGTTccacaatatatttttttaaaacctttGTTGTGTATTTGGTTTTACTTTAGATTTACTTTACAAACTGTATGTCATGATTTATAGTACATCACACGCAGGACCTGCAAGATGCTACCGCCAAATCAAGAATAAGCCGTACCCAAAATCTCGTTACTGCCGTGGTGTGCCGGATCCGAAGATAAGGATCTATGATGTTGGCATGAAGAAAAAGGGTGTTGACGAGTTCCCCTTCTGCGTCCACCTTGTAAGTTGGGAAAAGGAGAACGTTTCAAGTGAAGCTCTTGAGGCTGCTCGCATTGCCTGCAACAAGTACATGACTAAGTTCGCAGGAAAAGATGCTTTCCATCTTAGGGTTCGGGTTCATCCATTCCATGTGCTTCGTATCAACAAGATGCTTTCGTGTGCTGGGGCTGATAGGCTTCAAACTGGTATGAGGGGTGCTTTTGGGAAGCCACAAGGGACTTGTGCTAGGGTTAGCATAGGTCAAGTTCTTCTTTCTGTCCGATGCAAGGATAGCAACAGCAACCATGCTCAGGAAGCACTCCGTCGTGCTAAGTTTAAGTTCCCTGGCCGTCAAAAGATCATTGTTAGCAGAAAGTGGTAAGTAGCTGATGAATAGCTTTCAAATggcttttaaaaattaattggaTTAGGTGTTGTTCGTTACAGTTAATCTCCATTTTGTTCAactcaaaagtaccaagttattggatGTGTTGGTGGATGGTGGATTTTTGCCATCTGATCTATTAGATTTGTTGGCtaaacacacacacgcacgcgcAAACTAAACTGTAATGATAAGAGTAGAGAACCCCAATTCCTGATGCATTCGATTACACATTGTTTTAGTTTGTAGAAACTGGTAAAAATGTGAACGTGTCAATTATTTGATTGGAGCTGGTATTTTTCTACTGATGGTGTTGAATGCTGAGTCCTGGATTTATAGTATCAAAATACATATTTACTCCCATTCATGCGAAAACTGTTCATGAATGTTTATATTGTATATTGATGATGCAGGGGATTTACCAAATTTAGTCGCACTGACTACTTGAAGTGGAAGAGCGAAAACAGAATTGTACCTGATGGAGTCAATGCTAAGGTATGTTAATAATTTGTTCTAGCTTTGCATTTAGATACTGGTATTACCATTACTTGTTAGGGTTTTGTCATGCTTATTGTTTCTTGACTCTTATCATCCCTTTCTCATGTGAAACATCAGATTTGCTTTTCAAACTTTGCTAGTTAACAGGTTACCCCTTCCTTCTGCATTTAGTAGTCATTAAATAGCCCATTCTCGAGTACTTGGGCTAAACTACGGTCTATTCTTTTAAAACAAGTCCGACTACAGCTGGTGTTTTGACTTAAGATATCCCGTCTTTTGTTTATAGCTTTTTAGTAACTAGCAAGGCATCCGCAACATGTTTTTCATCTTCTCAGAATTTAGTTTGAGGATTTCTTATCTGAGGATAgtcaaaatttcttttatagCTTTTTAGTAACTAGCAAGGCATCCGCAACATGTTTTTCATCTTCTCAGAATTTAGTTTGAGGATTTCTTATCTGAGGATAgtcaaaatttcttttatagCTTTTTAGTAACTAGCAAGGCATCCGCAACATGTTTTTCATCTTCTCAGAATTTAGTTTGAGGATTTCTTATCTGAGGATAGTCAAAATCTTTTTTTGTAAGTGGAATTTTAGTTTCTGTCTTGTCCCCACTGTTTCGTGAGGATTGTTGAAAATTGGGATAAG
Proteins encoded:
- the LOC109704882 gene encoding 60S ribosomal protein L10-like, which gives rise to MGRRPARCYRQIKNKPYPKSRYCRGVPDPKIRIYDVGMKKKGVDEFPFCVHLVSWEKENVSSEALEAARIACNKYMTKFAGKDAFHLRVRVHPFHVLRINKMLSCAGADRLQTGMRGAFGKPQGTCARVSIGQVLLSVRCKDSNSNHAQEALRRAKFKFPGRQKIIVSRKWGFTKFSRTDYLKWKSENRIVPDGVNAKLLGCHGRLANRQPGRAFPPASVQEAS